Below is a genomic region from Helicobacter pylori.
GAACGGATTTTTTCTCGCTATCCCCTATATAACCTACAATCCCGCACATTTAAAACACCAATAACCCTTTTTTGATCTTATTTAAAGCGTTAATAAGCTCCTTCAATCGCTCCACTTCTTCGCTTAGTTGCGTAAAAAACGCTTCATTCACGCCCTTTGGCATGTCCATGCTCCCTCTTTTGATCTCAATAAAATCCCCCAAACTCAAATCCGCTAATTTTAAAAGCATTTCAATTTCATTTTGCGAATCTTCAATCTCCGCTAAAATCTTGCGTATTTTTTCAAACATAATAACCGCCTTTAATTTTAGAATGCTCCATGATAGCTAAAGTATTCTTATAAGCTTTTGAGCGTGTCTTCTAAAATTTGTTTGACTTTGGCGTGGTTGTCTTTAAATTCCTTATGCGCATTAAGCCCTACATAGTTACTCACGCAAAAAATCCCTTTAGCCTTCAAAGAAAAAATTTTAGCCACGCTTAAGACGCTAAAAAACTCCATGTTTTCTAATAAAACGCCCTTTTGAGCCATTTTTTTAGCGAACATTTCGCTGGTGTGGATGTAGTTACTGCTATTCACACACACCCTTTCAAAAAGAGCTTCCTCTTTGGTTTCTATTTGAATGAAATTATCCAAAGGCGTGTAGCTGTTTAAATGGCTAAAACTCTCTTCAACTTGATAGCCACAAACGCTT
It encodes:
- a CDS encoding DUF2443 family protein, whose translation is MFEKIRKILAEIEDSQNEIEMLLKLADLSLGDFIEIKRGSMDMPKGVNEAFFTQLSEEVERLKELINALNKIKKGLLVF
- a CDS encoding purine-nucleoside phosphorylase is translated as MLLCAGRNETLKGATPIGVGLIESAINLTRMCLKNPDTKSLIFIGSAGSYSPEIELLSVFESVCGYQVEESFSHLNSYTPLDNFIQIETKEEALFERVCVNSSNYIHTSEMFAKKMAQKGVLLENMEFFSVLSVAKIFSLKAKGIFCVSNYVGLNAHKEFKDNHAKVKQILEDTLKSL